The following proteins are encoded in a genomic region of Tenacibaculum sp. 190524A05c:
- a CDS encoding Hpt domain-containing protein: MEQPNLSYLEELARGDQDLIDQLIEVLKIEFPEEKEDYYNSLETKNYKLIAENVHRIKHKISILGLESAYTLANDFENELRDAKSDKVNEFEEILVTITNYLKTI; the protein is encoded by the coding sequence ATGGAACAACCAAATTTATCCTATTTAGAAGAACTCGCTAGAGGAGATCAAGACTTAATTGATCAATTAATTGAAGTTCTAAAAATAGAATTTCCTGAAGAAAAGGAAGACTACTACAACAGTTTAGAAACCAAAAATTATAAATTAATCGCTGAGAATGTTCATAGAATTAAGCATAAAATTAGTATTTTAGGTCTTGAGAGTGCGTATACACTGGCTAATGATTTTGAAAACGAATTAAGAGATGCTAAAAGTGATAAGGTTAATGAGTTTGAGGAAATCTTAGTTACAATCACAAATTACCTGAAAACTATTTAA
- a CDS encoding sensor histidine kinase: MNSLLKRQIRKYLSKELQESGQLKEFLDAVNKSYVNSDNQFSMLQRAMAISSEELSEASDKLKKETDEQRRIIEKLKKVLETLNISDLDDTGSLEHSSTIKLVDFIDQQTKEIIKVNEQKDKLLTSLEQQNQELNDYTHMISHDLVSPLQGIETLTQWLIDDHKDDLNEEGQSHIQLISEHVEKIDTLVASIRKYSRINRSQKELYKVDLNNLINTILKESRIPDDVSILISEKLPVVVGDVFSLKELFKNLIDNALKFNLNENKQVEIGYEDKGLHWQFYVKDNGKGIDESYFEKIFIAFSKLENEYKSAGMGLAIVKKIIDLYEGKIWVESELNKGSTFYFTMKK, from the coding sequence ATGAATTCTCTTTTAAAAAGACAAATAAGGAAGTATTTATCGAAAGAACTTCAGGAAAGCGGACAGCTGAAGGAGTTTCTTGATGCCGTAAATAAATCATATGTGAATTCGGATAATCAGTTCTCCATGTTGCAAAGAGCTATGGCCATAAGTTCTGAGGAATTATCCGAGGCAAGTGACAAACTTAAAAAGGAAACTGACGAGCAAAGAAGAATTATAGAAAAGCTTAAGAAGGTACTAGAAACATTAAATATCTCTGATCTTGATGATACTGGTTCTTTAGAGCATTCGAGTACCATAAAATTGGTTGATTTTATTGATCAACAAACGAAAGAAATAATCAAAGTTAATGAGCAAAAAGATAAACTATTGACTAGTTTAGAGCAGCAAAATCAAGAGTTGAATGATTATACGCACATGATTTCGCATGATTTGGTATCTCCACTTCAAGGTATCGAAACATTAACACAATGGTTAATAGATGATCATAAAGATGATTTAAATGAAGAAGGACAAAGCCATATTCAATTAATTAGTGAACATGTAGAGAAAATTGACACATTAGTTGCTTCAATTAGAAAATATTCAAGAATAAACCGATCTCAAAAAGAGTTGTATAAGGTCGATTTGAATAATTTAATCAATACAATTTTAAAAGAATCCCGAATTCCAGATGATGTTTCGATATTAATTTCGGAGAAATTACCTGTGGTTGTGGGAGATGTTTTTAGTTTGAAAGAATTGTTTAAAAATTTAATTGATAATGCATTAAAATTCAATCTAAATGAGAATAAACAAGTAGAAATTGGTTATGAAGACAAAGGACTACATTGGCAATTTTATGTGAAAGATAATGGGAAAGGAATTGACGAATCTTATTTTGAAAAAATATTTATTGCGTTTTCAAAATTAGAAAACGAATACAAATCTGCTGGGATGGGATTAGCAATTGTTAAAAAAATTATTGATTTATACGAGGGGAAAATATGGGTGGAATCTGAATTAAATAAAGGATCAACTTTTTATTTCACAATGAAAAAATAA
- a CDS encoding sensor histidine kinase, with protein sequence MSKEKIDILTRSLKREKAARKAAEKILEDKSRELYFLSDELKDSNAKLENLLSEKSSELKGVFESILDAYVVIDLFGNVLKFNDAATKMFGYDVEKEKLNVVDLIFYDDIEYAMASFGNLQRDGYFKNYSARVFTKTREVKWVQINATLIYDGKNMPVAAQGIVRDVTQVKLLEEQKEQILKKLEKSNAELYEYAHVVSHDLKSPLRTIDALISWIRSDNMDKFDEDTLQNIDLIETTLENMDKLISNILNYSSADSATEEVEVDLNKVLDNISKTLFIPENIKLKIAPDLPTVNGDGTKFQQLFQNLISNAIKFNDKENGLIEIEFTEETTFYQFTVKDNGIGIEKEFHDKIFKVFQSLTKREDSTGIGLSIVKKIVDLYKGTIWLESTPQLGTTFYFTIKK encoded by the coding sequence ATGAGCAAAGAAAAAATTGACATATTAACTAGAAGTTTAAAAAGAGAGAAAGCAGCAAGAAAAGCAGCTGAGAAAATTCTTGAAGATAAATCAAGGGAATTATACTTCTTATCTGATGAATTGAAAGATTCAAATGCCAAATTAGAAAATCTATTATCTGAAAAATCATCCGAATTAAAAGGAGTTTTTGAGAGTATTTTAGATGCTTATGTTGTAATTGATTTGTTCGGAAATGTTCTGAAGTTTAATGATGCAGCAACCAAAATGTTTGGATATGATGTAGAAAAGGAAAAACTAAATGTTGTTGATCTTATTTTCTATGATGATATTGAGTATGCAATGGCTTCATTCGGAAATTTACAGAGAGATGGATATTTTAAGAATTACAGCGCAAGAGTATTCACCAAAACCAGAGAAGTAAAGTGGGTGCAAATTAATGCTACTTTGATTTATGATGGGAAAAATATGCCAGTAGCGGCTCAAGGTATTGTAAGAGATGTAACTCAAGTAAAACTTCTAGAAGAGCAGAAAGAGCAAATTTTAAAGAAATTAGAAAAGAGTAATGCGGAACTTTATGAATATGCCCATGTAGTTTCTCATGATTTAAAATCACCATTAAGAACTATCGATGCTTTAATCTCATGGATTAGATCTGATAATATGGATAAGTTTGATGAAGATACCTTGCAGAATATAGATTTGATAGAAACAACTCTTGAAAATATGGATAAATTAATATCCAACATTTTAAATTATTCAAGTGCGGATTCTGCAACGGAAGAAGTAGAAGTTGATTTAAATAAAGTGTTGGACAACATTAGTAAAACCTTATTCATTCCTGAGAATATTAAACTTAAAATTGCGCCTGATTTACCAACGGTAAACGGAGATGGAACAAAATTTCAACAGTTATTTCAAAACCTAATAAGTAATGCTATAAAGTTTAATGATAAAGAAAATGGTTTAATTGAAATTGAATTTACAGAGGAAACCACTTTTTATCAGTTTACTGTAAAAGATAACGGAATAGGAATTGAAAAAGAATTTCACGATAAAATTTTTAAAGTATTTCAATCTCTTACTAAGCGAGAAGATTCTACAGGTATTGGTTTGTCAATAGTTAAGAAAATTGTTGATTTGTATAAAGGAACAATATGGTTAGAAAGTACACCTCAATTAGGAACTACTTTTTATTTTACAATTAAAAAATAA
- a CDS encoding heme NO-binding domain-containing protein — translation MKGIVFTEFLDLVEEKFGIEMVDKIISESDLDSDGIYTSIGTYQFSEMLQLLQSLNANSGIPISDLLLTYGEHFFNVIETSYKGLLDRYKDPIEMLSSVENHIHVEVRKIYPDAELPEFIIEEKTEDSLTMVYKSSRAMHHFGLGLMNKTFAHFNSTASIVTENIKDDGTEVKFVIKKN, via the coding sequence ATGAAAGGTATTGTATTTACAGAGTTTTTAGATTTAGTTGAAGAAAAGTTCGGAATTGAAATGGTAGATAAGATTATCTCTGAATCCGATTTAGATTCAGATGGAATTTACACTTCAATCGGAACATATCAATTTTCTGAAATGTTACAACTTCTACAAAGCTTAAATGCAAATTCAGGAATACCAATTAGTGATTTGTTATTAACGTATGGAGAACATTTTTTCAACGTTATTGAAACAAGTTATAAAGGACTATTAGATCGTTATAAAGATCCTATTGAAATGCTTTCTTCTGTTGAAAATCATATTCATGTTGAAGTTCGAAAAATCTATCCAGATGCTGAACTTCCAGAATTTATAATAGAAGAAAAAACTGAGGATTCTCTGACTATGGTTTACAAATCAAGTAGAGCAATGCATCATTTCGGTTTAGGATTAATGAATAAAACATTCGCACACTTTAATAGTACCGCTTCTATTGTTACTGAAAATATTAAAGATGATGGTACTGAAGTAAAATTTGTGATTAAGAAAAATTAA
- a CDS encoding response regulator yields the protein MNILKRSLNILLIEDHLIEVVKFKKTVSYSELKHTITEARDADEAFKILEDKNNLPDLILLDLNMPKMSGVEFLAILKKDPQLRHIPTVILTTSDNQKDLEECFKIGVSGYILKPLKYRDYETKIEAVLTYWSLNELIKY from the coding sequence ATGAATATTTTAAAAAGAAGTTTAAACATTTTATTGATTGAAGATCATTTGATAGAAGTTGTAAAATTTAAAAAGACAGTTTCTTATTCAGAATTAAAACATACAATTACCGAAGCAAGAGATGCAGATGAAGCGTTTAAAATTTTAGAAGATAAAAACAATTTACCAGACTTAATTTTATTGGATTTAAATATGCCTAAAATGAGCGGAGTAGAGTTTTTAGCAATATTGAAAAAAGATCCACAGTTAAGGCATATTCCTACTGTAATATTAACAACGTCAGATAACCAAAAAGATTTAGAAGAATGTTTTAAAATCGGGGTTTCTGGATATATATTAAAGCCATTAAAGTATAGAGATTATGAAACGAAAATTGAGGCTGTTTTAACCTATTGGAGTTTAAATGAATTAATAAAATATTAG
- a CDS encoding cystathionine beta-synthase, which translates to MQDNTVLNYIKNVINNLPNDWLKLTTHRLDIYNEQLAKTEFLDQFDHLFKNNNYQAPALNELPTAFDYIRLGHPLSCVLEWTIANLNQIKSDQVISFSSESIPILAILRKNLFANKNTLILLKNEFPESFDIETVKKVYGYEFETQKIDSNSEIPDFDGTTILFESKQDICQFEYPSKVDFVINTRKDLGSILLVNGKENEEYISEIQHVRRRETIAMTPANTLLALQKLSGVPSDVPQFNYAEDQKTVLNAIKDITGVGTKAVVGSSGLSIQYAIVMGLIDHAIENHTDRPIKIVVPPNCYGGTNDQARRVAACLDNVEVMDLPVDGGNDMVNSVNIVLDKIAEENAVPYIIAEIPTNPRVEVPDLVKLKEVLSKERKTTSGESAIAPVFILDQTFCPNVYFLGDNEILSSVQTIAYVSGSKFPSGGRCTAGYCTANTKAAKLMDKIEYHIQLCDNEATALQMEILAEQMPSMNQRIQDAYVNTREFVSFIEKELPNAKINFVSEELAEQGFTPSVFSLDLPTKGNTEEEREIYKRALNLKLINLMISEIPNESKYCVSYGQLKGCYWTIPATSTQGTTKEGDKDYIARVALSANMDLDLHKKVFLDFVKEI; encoded by the coding sequence ATGCAAGACAATACTGTTTTAAATTATATAAAAAACGTAATCAATAATTTACCTAACGATTGGTTAAAATTAACCACACATCGATTAGATATATACAATGAACAACTGGCAAAAACAGAGTTTTTAGATCAGTTTGATCATCTTTTTAAAAATAACAATTATCAAGCTCCCGCATTAAACGAATTACCAACAGCATTTGATTATATTCGACTTGGACATCCTTTATCATGTGTTCTAGAGTGGACTATTGCCAACTTAAATCAAATAAAATCGGATCAGGTAATTAGCTTTTCATCTGAAAGTATTCCAATCTTAGCAATTCTTCGAAAGAATTTATTTGCTAATAAAAATACATTAATTTTATTAAAAAACGAATTTCCTGAGAGTTTTGACATCGAAACAGTAAAAAAAGTTTACGGATATGAGTTCGAAACACAGAAAATAGATAGTAATTCTGAAATTCCTGATTTTGATGGAACAACTATTTTATTTGAGAGTAAACAAGATATTTGTCAATTCGAATACCCATCAAAAGTTGATTTTGTTATTAATACTCGAAAAGATTTAGGAAGTATATTACTAGTAAACGGGAAAGAAAACGAAGAATATATTTCGGAAATTCAACATGTGCGTAGAAGAGAAACTATTGCAATGACTCCTGCAAACACATTACTTGCTCTTCAAAAATTATCAGGAGTTCCTTCAGATGTTCCTCAATTTAATTATGCAGAGGATCAAAAAACAGTTTTAAATGCGATAAAAGATATTACTGGAGTTGGAACAAAAGCTGTAGTTGGATCAAGTGGTCTTTCAATACAATATGCAATTGTTATGGGATTAATTGATCACGCAATTGAAAATCATACAGACCGACCTATAAAAATCGTTGTTCCTCCAAATTGTTATGGTGGAACCAATGATCAAGCTCGAAGAGTTGCAGCTTGTTTAGATAATGTTGAAGTAATGGATTTACCAGTTGATGGTGGAAACGATATGGTAAATAGTGTAAATATTGTTTTAGACAAGATTGCCGAAGAAAATGCTGTGCCTTATATCATTGCTGAAATTCCTACAAATCCGAGAGTGGAAGTTCCAGATTTAGTTAAACTTAAAGAAGTTTTAAGTAAGGAGCGTAAAACAACTTCTGGAGAAAGTGCAATTGCACCAGTATTTATTTTGGATCAAACATTTTGTCCGAACGTGTACTTCTTAGGTGACAATGAAATTTTATCATCTGTACAAACTATTGCTTATGTAAGTGGTTCTAAATTTCCTAGTGGAGGAAGATGTACAGCTGGATATTGTACCGCAAATACGAAAGCCGCGAAGTTAATGGACAAGATTGAATATCATATTCAACTTTGTGATAACGAAGCTACCGCTTTACAAATGGAAATTTTAGCTGAACAAATGCCATCAATGAATCAAAGAATTCAGGATGCTTATGTGAATACTAGAGAATTTGTAAGTTTTATTGAAAAAGAATTACCTAACGCGAAAATAAACTTTGTTTCTGAAGAATTAGCTGAGCAAGGATTTACGCCATCTGTTTTCTCTTTAGATCTTCCTACAAAAGGTAATACGGAAGAGGAAAGAGAAATCTATAAAAGAGCTCTCAACCTTAAGTTGATTAACTTAATGATTTCAGAAATACCAAATGAAAGTAAATATTGTGTGAGTTATGGACAGTTAAAGGGTTGTTATTGGACAATTCCTGCTACTTCAACTCAGGGAACAACCAAAGAAGGTGATAAAGATTATATTGCTCGTGTTGCTCTTTCTGCAAATATGGATTTAGATTTACACAAAAAAGTGTTTTTAGATTTTGTGAAAGAAATTTAA
- a CDS encoding sensor histidine kinase has product MNSLLKRQIRKYLPEHLKDSEELQEFLNAVDRSYVNLEDQVFMQKRATELSSNELSEANQKLQEEAESLRNLIKKLKSVIHTLNVHELEEDRTLENSNSLRLIDFIDAQTQEIIRINEQKDILVESLERQNQELNDYAHMVSHDLVSPLSNIETLTHLLEDDYGDLIDLKGLKKLNLISDNVHRIATLVGAIRDYSSIKKVSKENSDLDLHQLVDDTINEMNLCKSIQVNITDRLPSLKGEKHSFKHLFVNLIQNAIKFNDKDNKKIEIGCNEHDEFWKFHIRDNGQGIDEPYLKKVFIAFFKLQNDPTSAGMGLSIVKKVIDLYQGEVWAESEVNEGATFHFTIRK; this is encoded by the coding sequence ATGAATTCTTTATTAAAAAGACAAATAAGAAAATACTTACCAGAACATCTTAAAGATAGTGAAGAGCTTCAAGAATTCTTGAATGCTGTAGATCGTTCATACGTAAATTTGGAGGATCAAGTTTTCATGCAAAAAAGAGCAACAGAGTTAAGCTCAAATGAACTTTCTGAAGCAAATCAAAAGTTGCAAGAAGAGGCAGAATCTTTAAGAAATTTAATTAAAAAACTTAAAAGCGTAATACATACGTTAAATGTTCATGAACTAGAAGAAGATAGAACCCTTGAAAATTCTAACTCACTTCGACTTATTGATTTCATTGACGCACAGACTCAAGAAATCATCCGAATAAATGAGCAAAAAGATATTCTAGTGGAAAGCCTGGAAAGACAAAATCAAGAGTTAAATGATTATGCCCATATGGTTTCTCATGATTTGGTTTCACCTCTTTCGAATATCGAAACATTAACACATTTATTAGAAGATGATTATGGAGATCTAATTGATTTAAAAGGACTTAAAAAACTAAATTTAATTAGTGATAATGTTCATAGAATTGCTACGTTAGTTGGAGCAATTCGCGATTATTCTTCTATAAAAAAAGTAAGCAAAGAAAACTCTGATTTAGATTTACATCAACTTGTTGATGATACAATTAATGAAATGAATTTGTGTAAAAGTATCCAGGTTAATATTACGGATAGATTGCCAAGTTTAAAAGGAGAGAAACACAGTTTTAAGCACCTGTTCGTAAATTTAATTCAGAATGCAATTAAATTCAATGATAAAGACAATAAGAAGATAGAAATCGGATGTAATGAACATGATGAATTTTGGAAATTCCATATAAGAGATAATGGACAAGGGATTGATGAACCGTATTTAAAAAAAGTATTTATTGCGTTTTTCAAACTTCAAAATGATCCTACTTCCGCCGGTATGGGATTATCAATAGTAAAAAAAGTAATTGATTTGTATCAAGGGGAAGTCTGGGCAGAATCAGAAGTAAATGAAGGTGCTACTTTTCACTTTACCATAAGAAAATAA
- a CDS encoding FIST signal transduction protein — protein MKTVQLQKRKDSEWNYLSENIKLNEPLVLVFGNRYLLDDDNIYDEVRSIFKDGHIVFGSTSGDITSDNVEEESVTITAIEFEKSKFIIKRVNILETNTNSFDTGKQLINQFSKDGLKHVFVVSEGSFVNGSDLTQGMNSAHDNNLLITGGLCGDDARFEKTVASYNDKPKAGEVIAIGLYGDSLEVSFSINGGWTPFGPERIVTKSEANILYELDHKPALDLYKTYLGDKSKELPGAALLYPLKVKSSNENHSIVRTILNIDEGDQSMILAGNVKEGEKVQLMMTHVDNIVDASELAGRNASKIRENKAELALLVSCVGRKLVLDQRVEEEVEEVIEAIGDDVTVCGMYSYGEIAPFDGETKCQLHNQTMTVTLISE, from the coding sequence ATGAAAACGGTACAATTACAAAAAAGAAAAGATTCCGAATGGAATTATTTAAGCGAGAATATCAAGCTTAATGAGCCTTTAGTGTTAGTATTTGGAAATAGATATCTTTTAGATGATGACAATATTTATGATGAAGTAAGATCTATTTTTAAAGACGGACATATTGTTTTTGGATCTACATCCGGAGATATAACTTCCGATAATGTAGAAGAAGAAAGTGTTACGATTACTGCAATTGAATTTGAAAAAAGCAAATTCATTATCAAGCGTGTAAATATTTTAGAAACGAATACCAATAGTTTTGATACAGGGAAGCAATTAATTAATCAATTTTCAAAAGATGGATTAAAACATGTTTTTGTAGTATCAGAAGGAAGTTTTGTAAACGGAAGTGATCTAACTCAAGGAATGAATTCTGCCCATGATAATAATTTGCTAATTACAGGTGGATTATGCGGTGACGATGCAAGATTTGAAAAAACAGTTGCTTCTTATAATGATAAGCCAAAAGCGGGAGAAGTTATAGCAATTGGATTATATGGAGATTCTCTTGAGGTTTCATTTTCTATTAATGGAGGATGGACGCCGTTTGGACCAGAACGAATAGTTACAAAATCAGAAGCGAATATTCTTTACGAATTAGATCATAAACCAGCTTTAGATTTATATAAGACATATCTTGGTGATAAGTCTAAAGAGCTTCCGGGTGCAGCCTTGCTATATCCATTAAAAGTAAAATCAAGTAACGAGAACCATTCAATAGTGAGAACGATATTAAATATTGATGAAGGTGATCAATCAATGATTTTAGCAGGAAATGTAAAAGAAGGTGAAAAGGTTCAATTAATGATGACTCATGTAGATAATATTGTTGATGCTTCAGAATTAGCTGGAAGAAATGCTTCCAAAATAAGAGAAAATAAAGCAGAGTTAGCTTTATTAGTAAGTTGTGTTGGAAGAAAATTAGTGTTAGATCAAAGAGTAGAGGAAGAGGTAGAAGAAGTGATTGAAGCAATAGGAGATGATGTTACCGTATGTGGAATGTATTCTTACGGAGAAATAGCACCATTTGATGGAGAAACAAAATGTCAATTACATAATCAAACAATGACAGTTACTTTAATAAGTGAATGA